A region of uncultured Desulfobacter sp. DNA encodes the following proteins:
- a CDS encoding Nif3-like dinuclear metal center hexameric protein, giving the protein MPTVKQIIDIIDQIAPFSLAESWDNSGLQAGDPGWQVSKILVALDITDKALSEAKKLGCDMLITHHPLIISPEKQIDFSRMPGSAILTSARSRIALVSAHTNLDKAHGGLNDYLAQKLDIFCTNAFLADGIENETSGLMLGIGRTGTLGKSMTLEQLAWQIKEKLKIARVRIIGDPERMVSTAALCSGSGGSLTTYFLDSGMDVYITGDLKYHEARDIESYGKSAVDVGHFSSESIAVELLKNRLGHMFDADEYEIEIHTYDQEQDPFLTI; this is encoded by the coding sequence ATGCCCACCGTAAAACAGATCATTGATATTATTGATCAAATCGCGCCATTTTCCCTTGCTGAATCCTGGGATAACTCAGGGCTTCAGGCTGGTGATCCGGGTTGGCAGGTGTCTAAGATTCTGGTTGCCCTTGATATCACTGACAAGGCGTTGTCCGAAGCAAAAAAACTGGGATGTGACATGCTGATAACCCATCATCCCCTGATCATTTCTCCTGAAAAGCAGATTGATTTCAGCCGCATGCCAGGATCCGCCATTCTGACCAGTGCCAGGTCCCGGATTGCGCTGGTGAGTGCCCATACCAATCTGGATAAAGCCCATGGCGGTCTGAACGACTATCTTGCTCAAAAACTGGACATTTTTTGCACCAATGCCTTTCTTGCTGATGGCATAGAAAATGAAACTTCGGGTCTGATGCTGGGGATTGGGCGTACGGGGACCCTTGGTAAATCCATGACCCTTGAGCAACTGGCTTGGCAGATTAAGGAAAAATTGAAGATTGCCCGGGTTAGAATCATTGGTGATCCTGAGCGCATGGTATCAACAGCCGCGCTATGTTCGGGTTCAGGCGGGTCCTTAACCACTTATTTTTTAGACTCAGGTATGGATGTATATATCACAGGAGATCTGAAATATCATGAAGCCAGGGACATCGAGTCCTATGGAAAATCTGCTGTGGATGTCGGCCACTTCTCTTCCGAATCCATTGCCGTTGAGCTTTTGAAAAATCGTCTTGGCCATATGTTTGATGCAGATGAATATGAAATCGAAATTCATACATATGATCAGGAACAAGATCCATTTTTAACCATATGA
- the rpoD gene encoding RNA polymerase sigma factor RpoD, producing MADKTSRSEQGVMIGKEEMRRLIKKGEETGVLSFAEINDAISDDLQSFDQIDDIVIQFQELGIELVDDRGEDMDDGDEDMPTINPGKAKSPQKASRSSSFRSSKDRRDDSSVSDADDDDGLDDDMDKKGGKDIFSSRRERSDMEFGAVTDPVKMYLKEMGMVTLLSREGEIEIAKKIEIGERDVLRAMLDCPLALNTIFMYGKKMEDKSMRPKHVLRDVDEGDGMVDEVSKQEKFLESLSQIKTLHEQSQACRDQLESVRKGTKKYSTLGEQIDSNTEEIFELLKSWRFESNVIDNIEKSIRSTITWFQTVDDLLAMCAKTFNVQPSTMMKQIKSQDVFVEWATTRNDITPERATVLFDDINALSHQVSVKRDLVKGNVEELTAIIQGIEIGRKKADSAKRELVRANLRLVVSIAKKYTNRGLQFLDLIQEGNIGLMKAVDKFEYRRGYKFSTYATWWIRQAITRAIADQARTIRIPVHMIETINKLIRTSRYLVQEMGKEPSPEEIAEKMEIPIDKVRRVLKIAKEPISLETPIGEEEDSHLGDFIEDKKFSIPSEAAIDLSLAEQTRKILATLTPREEKVLRMRFGIGEKSDHTLEEVGKDFTVTRERIRQIEAKALRKLRHPTRSKKLKTFIEN from the coding sequence ATGGCAGATAAGACCAGCAGGTCTGAGCAAGGTGTGATGATCGGCAAGGAAGAAATGCGCAGACTCATCAAAAAGGGTGAGGAAACAGGTGTACTGTCCTTTGCCGAAATCAATGACGCCATTTCAGATGATTTGCAATCCTTTGATCAGATAGATGATATTGTTATTCAGTTCCAGGAACTGGGTATTGAACTGGTTGATGACAGAGGCGAGGATATGGATGACGGTGACGAGGATATGCCCACCATAAACCCTGGTAAGGCAAAAAGTCCCCAAAAGGCATCCCGGTCGTCCTCTTTCAGGTCATCAAAGGACAGAAGAGACGACAGTTCTGTTTCCGACGCAGATGATGACGACGGTCTTGACGATGATATGGACAAGAAAGGGGGGAAGGATATTTTTTCTTCCCGGCGTGAGCGTTCTGATATGGAATTCGGCGCGGTCACGGACCCTGTGAAAATGTATCTCAAAGAGATGGGTATGGTCACCCTGCTCAGTCGTGAAGGTGAAATTGAAATCGCCAAAAAAATAGAGATTGGGGAGCGGGATGTGCTTCGGGCCATGCTTGATTGTCCCTTGGCACTGAATACCATTTTTATGTACGGAAAAAAAATGGAAGATAAATCCATGCGACCCAAGCATGTATTGCGGGACGTGGATGAGGGAGACGGGATGGTTGATGAAGTCTCCAAACAGGAAAAGTTCCTGGAATCCCTGTCCCAGATAAAAACCTTGCATGAACAGAGTCAGGCATGTCGTGATCAGCTTGAAAGCGTCAGGAAAGGTACAAAAAAATACAGCACTCTCGGGGAACAGATTGACAGCAACACAGAAGAAATTTTTGAGCTGCTTAAAAGCTGGCGGTTTGAATCCAATGTCATTGATAATATAGAAAAGAGTATCAGAAGCACTATAACCTGGTTTCAAACCGTGGATGATCTTTTGGCCATGTGTGCAAAAACCTTTAATGTGCAGCCCAGCACCATGATGAAACAGATAAAAAGCCAGGATGTTTTTGTTGAATGGGCGACTACAAGAAACGATATCACGCCAGAACGTGCCACTGTCCTTTTTGATGATATCAATGCGTTATCTCACCAGGTTTCCGTAAAAAGGGACCTTGTAAAAGGCAATGTGGAGGAACTAACTGCGATTATCCAGGGTATTGAAATAGGACGTAAGAAAGCGGACTCTGCCAAACGGGAACTGGTACGTGCCAACCTGAGACTTGTGGTGAGTATTGCCAAAAAATATACCAATAGGGGGCTGCAGTTTCTTGATTTAATCCAGGAAGGCAATATAGGTTTGATGAAAGCGGTCGATAAATTTGAATACCGCCGGGGATACAAGTTTTCCACGTATGCCACCTGGTGGATCCGCCAGGCCATTACCCGCGCCATTGCCGACCAGGCCAGAACCATCAGGATTCCGGTTCATATGATTGAAACCATAAACAAGCTGATCCGCACTTCCCGATACCTGGTTCAGGAGATGGGCAAGGAACCTTCACCTGAGGAAATTGCTGAAAAAATGGAAATTCCCATTGATAAGGTGCGCCGGGTCCTTAAGATCGCCAAGGAGCCCATTTCCCTGGAAACACCCATTGGGGAGGAAGAAGACAGTCATCTTGGGGATTTCATTGAGGATAAGAAATTTTCTATTCCTTCCGAGGCTGCCATTGATTTAAGTCTTGCCGAACAGACACGTAAAATACTGGCTACACTTACACCCAGGGAGGAAAAAGTGTTAAGGATGCGTTTTGGTATCGGAGAAAAGTCAGATCATACCCTGGAAGAAGTTGGAAAAGATTTTACCGTTACAAGGGAGCGTATCCGTCAGATAGAAGCCAAGGCGTTACGTAAACTTCGTCATCCGACCAGGAGTAAAAAGTTAAAAACATTTATTGAAAATTGA
- a CDS encoding C4-type zinc ribbon domain-containing protein: protein MSTPDIATLVKLQEAETQIVRLKDVLTEVEKKKIKLASRLKQFAAALKENSEELAMLEKSCHDSENEIKVVDARIVKSNETLRNVTTNKEYQVLLREVDDNKKRKDALETELLQIMEEREKSQAIVDESTKEYQQLEEQVKAEQNQIEEQTTKDRELLDEYLESQKEIGASLDPKLLDRFKRISKMNQGSAVAMVQDQVCLGCFMNIPAQLYIEVQRGKQLIFCPQCSRILYYEKG from the coding sequence ATGTCAACACCAGATATTGCCACTCTTGTGAAACTTCAGGAGGCTGAAACCCAGATAGTCCGTCTCAAGGACGTACTCACCGAGGTTGAAAAAAAGAAAATAAAACTGGCATCCAGGCTCAAACAGTTTGCAGCAGCACTCAAGGAAAACAGTGAAGAACTTGCAATGCTGGAAAAAAGCTGTCATGACAGTGAAAATGAAATCAAGGTTGTTGATGCCCGTATTGTCAAAAGCAACGAAACCCTGCGTAATGTCACTACAAATAAAGAGTATCAGGTTTTGCTCAGGGAGGTGGATGACAACAAAAAAAGAAAAGATGCCTTAGAGACAGAGCTGTTACAAATCATGGAAGAGCGGGAAAAGTCCCAGGCCATTGTGGATGAAAGTACAAAAGAATATCAGCAGCTTGAAGAGCAGGTCAAAGCGGAACAGAACCAGATTGAAGAGCAAACCACTAAAGACCGCGAGCTTCTTGATGAATATCTTGAAAGCCAGAAAGAGATTGGTGCGAGCCTGGATCCTAAACTCTTGGATCGGTTCAAACGCATTTCCAAAATGAATCAAGGGTCTGCCGTTGCCATGGTGCAGGATCAGGTATGTTTAGGGTGTTTTATGAATATTCCGGCTCAGTTGTATATTGAAGTCCAGCGGGGAAAGCAGTTGATATTCTGCCCCCAGTGCAGCCGGATTCTTTATTATGAGAAAGGCTGA
- a CDS encoding HPr family phosphocarrier protein has product MIENCDISFKEKANIFSYEYLQCVLFIIGLKDDSYLFTKKLCSKLIITSHIIEDFLDFHGAKKNKDWVFYRALSAAIRHLSLACYSQRHTLDRFSFYNFGDQNYSAFKQEALDMLQYLQDSILQVASVSLKEAKRLDITIPESGYDLSYFPGIATASQLEHNIDDAMPKSSQKKNLTRIASQFLELIRDFEQFTFYERYDLETIYKLVPDVINEVTIRSYEMRVHNIQSSFDSYVVTTLQSPDAEILSQLRSHFSIVFHILQVLGRLLHFYERHLYDTGFKHVYKNISLSLSDLIDPDAVLDRAINYCLYYAGRFLSTGKDVAIRVLNDNMESDTIKVGIPKDRGFHSRPSLLVAKIVQHYGGEVKLHVGPDQFDASSVLDIQWAGGKIKKEEIETVIFTGDSRALNDLKILAGVNYGEDHMGKGIPLPKELSYLI; this is encoded by the coding sequence ATGATTGAAAACTGTGACATTTCTTTCAAAGAAAAAGCAAATATTTTTTCATACGAGTATCTTCAATGCGTTCTGTTTATTATTGGATTGAAGGATGACTCTTATCTTTTTACCAAAAAACTTTGCTCAAAACTGATTATTACCTCCCACATCATTGAGGATTTTCTCGACTTCCACGGTGCAAAGAAAAACAAGGACTGGGTATTTTACCGTGCATTATCCGCGGCAATTCGACACCTTTCCCTTGCCTGTTATTCCCAGCGCCACACCCTGGACCGCTTCAGCTTTTACAATTTCGGAGATCAGAATTACAGCGCTTTTAAACAGGAAGCTCTGGATATGCTGCAATACTTGCAGGATTCTATTCTTCAGGTTGCATCTGTTTCCCTGAAGGAGGCAAAACGTCTGGATATCACCATCCCGGAATCCGGCTATGACCTGAGCTATTTCCCCGGTATTGCCACTGCCAGTCAACTGGAACATAACATTGACGATGCCATGCCCAAAAGCAGTCAGAAAAAAAATCTGACACGAATCGCCAGTCAGTTCCTTGAATTGATCCGGGATTTTGAACAGTTTACTTTCTACGAACGTTATGATCTTGAGACCATTTACAAGCTTGTCCCTGACGTAATAAACGAGGTAACGATCAGAAGCTATGAAATGCGCGTTCATAATATCCAGTCATCCTTTGATTCCTATGTGGTAACCACATTGCAATCTCCTGATGCTGAAATTTTAAGTCAGCTGCGCAGTCATTTTTCCATTGTTTTCCATATTTTGCAGGTTTTGGGGCGGTTACTACATTTTTATGAACGCCATCTTTATGATACCGGGTTCAAGCATGTTTATAAAAATATCAGCCTGTCCCTTTCCGATCTCATTGATCCTGATGCAGTTCTTGACCGTGCCATAAATTACTGTCTTTACTATGCTGGCCGGTTTTTATCCACAGGTAAAGATGTGGCTATCCGGGTTTTAAACGATAATATGGAATCAGACACAATTAAGGTGGGCATCCCAAAGGACAGAGGTTTTCACAGTCGGCCAAGTCTTCTGGTGGCAAAAATCGTCCAGCATTACGGTGGAGAGGTCAAACTTCATGTGGGGCCAGACCAGTTTGATGCCTCTTCGGTCCTTGATATTCAATGGGCCGGGGGAAAAATCAAGAAAGAGGAGATTGAAACGGTCATCTTTACGGGGGATTCCAGGGCGCTGAATGATTTGAAGATTCTTGCTGGTGTCAATTATGGCGAAGACCATATGGGAAAGGGCATTCCTTTGCCAAAAGAGTTGAGTTATTTGATATAA